GTTATGATAATTGTGTAGTAAATATACACCTACAAAAATGAATTATGGTAATGGTTGTAAatttgtttgaccaaaaaaaagaggTAATGGTTGTAAATTTACAAGCTAAATGTGTGTGTATAACATGCCGGTGCATATAGGCGTACAATAATAGATAAATTATCACaactttacaaaagaaaaagaaagtaattagacaattattgtttaattatttgAGCTCATAAGTCAAATAGTCCATACCTAATATAGTTAATTTAGGCGAAACAACGAAAGTTTTATAGAGAATATACATTAAtagtaatactttttttttttttgaaacacatacaTTAATAGTAATACATTATATGCATACTATTGCCTAACACATTGCCACCGCCATCGACAATAATTATTCTACAGGATCTGAGCAGTTcataaattgattttattttattttaacacgaAATACGCATAATATTCAAGCTTTATATTCATTGTAGTTTTAcgcataaatatttatatataattaatacacTGGTGAGTTAGTTATACATATCCCGATATCTCGTAATATAGTATTCCATCATTATCCGATTAGAGCCAGGACATGAACGGACATAGATCTTTACCAAAAACAGCTGGGCAGCTTTGGAGATGCAATGTCCgatgaatataatatatacgtaACAACGCGTTTTTCTCACACAAGACTCCATGATATTgacttggaaaaaaaaactacatagatCGGCCATTATTGttgttttgttatattataattaaaataaaaaggggaaACATTTAAATAACACATCACATAACttagattttgaataaaacaattgaaaatatGGCCACAACAGCTACATTTATACTAGATTATTTGTGAAAATTTTCTCCATGTCAGTAACATTTATATGGACCACCTCCCAACCTCCTCCACTCTATATAAACCCACTAAACCTAATTCTCCAAAATACAAAACATTCATTTAACAAATACAATAAACAGAAACATGACATTTCCAAAACTCTTGCTCATTACACTCTTCTTGTCTCTTCAAACACTCTTCATTGCTTCTCAAATCCTTACTTCTTCATCAAACTCTTCCTCAAGCATCTGCAAAACGACTCCGGACCCCAAGTTCTGCAAGTCAGTGTTCCCACAAACGTCACAAGGGGACGTTCGGGACTACGGCCGCTTCTCCCTACGTAAGTCACTAACGCAGTCGCGAAAATTCACACGCACGATAGACAAATACCTCAAACGCAACAAAGGCTTATTATCACACTCCGCCGTTGGAGCTCTCCAAGACTGCCGTGACTTAGCTAGCCTCACTACGGACTATCTCACAACGTCGTTCGAGACCGTCAACGTCACCGCATCGTCCAAAACGCTGTCGTTTTCGAAAGCCGATGATATCCAAACGCTTCTTTCCGCGGCGTTGACCAACGAGCAAACGTGTCTCGACGGGGTCAACACCGCGGCTTCCTCCTCGTGGACCATACGGAACGGCGTCGCATTGCCTCTCATTAACGACACGAAGCTTTTCAGCGTTTCCCTCGCTTTGTTCACCAAAGGGTGGgtcccaaagaagaagaaacaaaccgGCTACTCTTGGGCCCACCCGAAGAACACTCACTCTCACAACAAGCCGCTCCGTCACTTTCGTAACGGAGCTTTGCCGTTAAAGATGACGGAACAGACGCGCGCCGTTTACGAGTCTTTAAGCAGGAGGAAGCTCGCCGACGACAATGACGATAACACGGTGCTTGTGAGTGACATTGTGACGGTGAACCAAAACGGAACAGGGAATTTCACGACCATTACGGACGCAGTTGCGGCGGCGCCGAACAAAACCGACGGTACAGCTGGATACTTTGTTATCTACGTGACGTCTGGTGTTTATGACGAAAACGTATTGATCGCTAAGAACAAAAGGTATCTAATGATGATCGGTGACGGAATCAACCGTACGATTATTACCGGTAACCGGAGCGTCGTTGACGGTTGGACCACTTTCAACTCCGCCACTTTTGGTACGTCCATAAGAGATATGATATGCTTTATTCCACATGCATGAATGACTTTAGTTTGTAGCTATATTTAGCTAGTTAAAATACTATTGGTGCATAGTTTTAAAAGTTCTTCAAAAAAGCTAGTTAAAATACTACTAATTATatctgaaaagaaaattaatattatgaattttgtagtataatattatgaaaatagctAATGTTGTCAAAAGTGTCAAAATGACattcataatataaatataatactaaTACTAATATTGTGTAGTTGTTTAATCAAAACAAGTACCTTGAAGtaacatttaaataaataagttttttttaaatataaataattaagtttagtTCCAATAGTACCACAATTAGTTTTGAACTGTATATGAGTTTTAAAAGCTAATGATTCGAATTCAAAGAGTTACTAAATTCTTTAAGATTCATGTCtcattttatgaattttaatatgctcaaagtttattttcacaaatttacaatttttatgaTACTTAAAAcgagtattttaaaaataattactaTATTTGTCATATTTGCAATAGAAATACAAAAACACTTTTGCATGTTGCCGACGCATATTTTTGGATTGACTTTAACCAAAAAGAATTGAACCCAACCTTTAAATGCGTTGTAGTTCAACACGTTTCTCACTATATGACACACTTTGTAGTActtctaggagactagtgaatAAGTGACAAGACGCATTAACAATTCTTTTTCATCTTGGGTCAACTATTATCGTTTTGTTTTATAGTATTTGttagaaaaaaagaataatcGTTGTGTGTTTATTCTTTCAGCCGTGACATCGCCGAACTTCGTCGCGGTAAACATGACTTTCCGGAACACGGCCGGACCAGAGAAGCACCAGGCCGTGGCGTTGAGGAGCAGCGCCGATCTCTCCATCTTTTATAGCTGCAGTTTCGAAGCTTACCAAGACACTTTATACACTCACTCACTAAGACAATTCTATAGAGAATGCGACATATATGGAACAGTCGATTTCATATTCGGAAACGCAGCTGTTGTCTTACAAAATTGTAATCTGTATCCGAGACAAGCGTTACCGAACCAGTTTAACGCTATCACAGCTCAAGGTCGTACCGACCCGAACCAAAACACAGGAACTTCGATCCACAATTGTACGATTAGACCTGCGGATGATCTGGCTTCGAGCAACTATACGGTCAAAACGTATTTGGGACGACCGTGGAAAGAGTATTCACGTACGGTTTTCATGCAATCGTACTTGGATGGTTTTGTTGAACCGGTTGGTTGGAGAGAGTGGAATGGAGATTTTGCATTGAGTACGCTGTACTATGCTGAGTATAACAATACCGGACCCGGTTCAAGTACCACGAATCGGGTGGTTTGGCCAGGTTATCACGTGATCAACTCAACCGATGCGAATAACTTTACGGTTTCGAATTTCTTGTTTGGAGATGAGTGGATGGTTCAGAGTGGCGTGCCGTATATGGCCGGTTTACTTTCGTAGTTTCttgtatttgattatttattctTACTTTATTAGTCCATAGTAGAACTTTAATAAACCGTTGTAGTTTTGGACATTTATGTGAGaatactataaaataataattataatttcaGTTACATTTTTTTGACATATGATTTACTGAATCCAAAAGTTGGAAGATATTGTTAGAATAAATGATGGATACAATACAAAGACATTATACATTGTTTTAATAGTAaaccctttctcaaaaaaaaagaaagacattATACATTAATTGTTCACGAGTAAAAATGTTCCATTCCAAATCATCTTCATTTGCTTTCCTAGCTCTGTTTCCAGGGATTCCAAAAAAACGTTCCACAGACGCCACATTAACCAAAAGGCCAGAGATTGTTGATCTGATTTTGATATATGCAGTACCGGTCATGagttgttaaaaagaaaaaaaggaccTAAAATAGCAGCATTAAACTAACCTACTTTACCTTTAAACTGAAATAAACTTTGTAAATTgagaattgaaaatatttgatgaTATTGACTATTGAGAGCCGGAAAGCTCATGTTTCCCCCCTAGCTTCCTCCCATAACCGGACCTGGTTGTAGGCAATATAAGTAGTGATAACATGGATGTTATGTTGTTCTCTAGACTTTAGATATTAGTTGTAGACACATTGTTGATATAGTTGATAGATTCCAAGTGTCAAGTACATACGAGCAATTGAAAAGGATGTGGTTAAAAATTTTCCCTCACTTTGTAGGCATGTATATGCGTCTAGCTGCATTACAATCGTCTTCTGTTAATAGTAGGTAGCAGATTATCTTCATTCCACTGTTTTGCTATTGGTTGTAGTGCTTCAGCCAATGCAAATTTAGGTTGATGTGTTGGTAACCACTGAAGACATCTCCAATCCTACTTTATTTTTTACTAGTGGCATGCCCGCCCGGGGCGGTTGCATTTTTGCTGTAATTCTTATGTTTTTTATGTAGCCATGTTTTGGAGTTAGTTGTTTGTGCTGAATTTACTTCATTTTTGAAAGTTAGGTAATGTTTGAATGAATATTAGATAGGCCGAGGCCTAAATGTAGATAAGTCGTAAGTCATTTTAATAACCCTGAAAACTTGGTTTCAAATAGTCATCAAGATTGTTGCGTACTGATTTTGTTTTTCCACGTTCCTGCGTTCTTCAGTGAAAGCAAGCAACAACAATccaataataaagttttttactttttcacgATAAGAaatgttataacttttttaagtATCCATTAACTTTTTTAGCATGGAAATCTAAATCTTTATAGACAAAACAGAGTAATCTtccacaaacagaaaaaaacaaaataaaaataagaggAAATGCCAGCAAACAGAAGAACAGAAGTTTGTGAATAACAGACTTGCTTTTCTTATGTAACCACTCTTCTTGACGGTTGATGCTGTTGAACTCGATGCTTCAGACTGAGACTGATTATCTGAGACACCTCCTTTGCTGTTCTTGCATCTAGCTTTAGCGGTTGCCTTAACCATGCTTAAGAGTTTGTAATTTTAGAATAGTCTTGGGATATGTAATTGTGTTAGGTATATTAGATATTGATCCAGTAAAAGTACGTAACAGCTGAGTAATGTGTATTTAATTGACTCTAAcgttaaatgtaaaataatgaTGGTGTGTAGCTGAAAGACCTATCGTTAACCGTTACTGTTTTCTATAAACTTTTTTACTCTGCATGGTAAAGAGgctaatctaattttttttttcttttaaggtAAATCACAAAATAGCTCatactttattttaaagttagtgCCAATGAATGTACGTTCGATCTTAAATAACTTCAGTGCCAAGCAATATCTGCTCCATA
The nucleotide sequence above comes from Brassica napus cultivar Da-Ae chromosome A9, Da-Ae, whole genome shotgun sequence. Encoded proteins:
- the LOC106428953 gene encoding probable pectinesterase/pectinesterase inhibitor 41, whose translation is MTFPKLLLITLFLSLQTLFIASQILTSSSNSSSSICKTTPDPKFCKSVFPQTSQGDVRDYGRFSLRKSLTQSRKFTRTIDKYLKRNKGLLSHSAVGALQDCRDLASLTTDYLTTSFETVNVTASSKTLSFSKADDIQTLLSAALTNEQTCLDGVNTAASSSWTIRNGVALPLINDTKLFSVSLALFTKGWVPKKKKQTGYSWAHPKNTHSHNKPLRHFRNGALPLKMTEQTRAVYESLSRRKLADDNDDNTVLVSDIVTVNQNGTGNFTTITDAVAAAPNKTDGTAGYFVIYVTSGVYDENVLIAKNKRYLMMIGDGINRTIITGNRSVVDGWTTFNSATFAVTSPNFVAVNMTFRNTAGPEKHQAVALRSSADLSIFYSCSFEAYQDTLYTHSLRQFYRECDIYGTVDFIFGNAAVVLQNCNLYPRQALPNQFNAITAQGRTDPNQNTGTSIHNCTIRPADDLASSNYTVKTYLGRPWKEYSRTVFMQSYLDGFVEPVGWREWNGDFALSTLYYAEYNNTGPGSSTTNRVVWPGYHVINSTDANNFTVSNFLFGDEWMVQSGVPYMAGLLS